A DNA window from Ranitomeya imitator isolate aRanImi1 chromosome 2, aRanImi1.pri, whole genome shotgun sequence contains the following coding sequences:
- the LOC138667466 gene encoding beta-1,3-galactosyl-O-glycosyl-glycoprotein beta-1,6-N-acetylglucosaminyltransferase 7-like, with the protein MSLLGCTKSGFVLCLGLSIILLAINNINQLEDGQSIEEEIKECGFYPGELCKALFDGKPAALVVGNICQEALPPSREEVSITLQSNCTNLITELHFITTPLSLEEADYPLAYIVTIHKQLDMFIKLLAAIYAPQNVYCIHIDQKSSKTYSQAVQRLASCFHNVFLSSQQETVVYAGFSRLRADINCMEDLVRSALPWRHVINLCGQDFPMKTNREIVQYLKTRWNGKNLTPGVIQPPHMRYRTQATYKEFVHMGKSYVYPTKEEKAGPPHNITLYFGTAYYALTRNFVEFVLMDQRAKDLLEWSMDTYSPDEHYWVTLNRIEDFPGSTPHAGWEGNIRAVKWRDQEGISHSGCSGHYVRDICVYGLGDLRWLINSPHLFANKFDPSRYGLVTDCLETHYRRRVLDGADVPVEQSWYLQDEYSTKALK; encoded by the exons ATGAGCCTCCTTGGGTGCACCAAGTCAGGATTCGTGTTATGTCTTGGCCTTTCCATCATTCTTTTGGCCATTAACAACATTAACCAACTGGAGGACGGGCAGAGCATCGAGGAGGAGATCAAGGAATGCGGCTTCTATCCGGGAGAACTGTGTAAAGCGTTATTCGATGGAAAGCCTGCCGCCCTGGTGGTGGGAAATATATGTCAAGAAGCCCTGCCCCCATCCAGAGAAGAAGTCTCGATCACCCTGCAGTCCAACTGCACCAACCTGATAACTGAGCTGCACTTTATAACAACCCCACTGTCGCTGGAGGAGGCAGACTATCCCTTGGCGTACATCGTGACTATACACAAACAGCTGGACATGTTCATCAAGTTGCTTGCCGCCATTTATGCCCCACAGAACGTGTACTGCATCCACATCGACCAGAAGTCTTCCAAGACGTACAGTCAGGCGGTGCAGAGACTCGCCAGCTGCTTCCACAACGTGTTCTTATCATCCCAACAGGAGACTGTGGTCTACGCGGGGTTTTCACGGCTGCGCGCCGACATTAACTGCATGGAGGACTTGGTCCGCTCCGCCCTACCATGGAGACATGTCATCAACCTATGTGGCCAGGACTTTCCCATGAAAACCAACAGGGAGATAGTCCAGTACCTCAAGACCAGGTGGAACGGGAAGAATCTAACGCCGGGCGTGATCCAGCCGCCGCACATGAGGTACCGCACACAAGCTACTTACAAGGAGTTTGTCCATATGGGGAAGTCTTACGTCTACCCCACCAAAGAGGAGAAGGCCGGCCCACCACACAACATCACCCTCTACTTTGGGACGGCCTACTACGCCCTCACCAGGAACTTTGTAGAATTTGTGTTGATGGACCAAAGGGCGAAGGATCTCCTGGAGTGGTCAATGGACACGTATAGTCCGGACGAGCACTACTGGGTGACCCTCAACAGGATTGAAG ATTTTCCGGGATCGACCCCTCACGCTGGCTGGGAGGGGAACATCAGAGCTGTGAAATGGAGGGACCAGGAGGGCATCTCACACTCTGGCTGCAGCG GGCACTATGTCCGGGATATCTGCGTGTACGGCCTCGGAGATCTGCGCTGGTTGATCAACTCTCCGCACTTATTTGCAAACAAGTTTGATCCGAGTCGCTACGGCCTGGTCACAGACTGCCTAGAAACACATTATAGACGGCGTGTCCTGGATGGGGCGGACGTCCCAGTGGAGCAGAGCTGGTATTTGCAAGATGAGTATTCGACAAAGGCCTTAAAGTGA